One Vibrio taketomensis DNA window includes the following coding sequences:
- a CDS encoding MSHA biogenesis protein MshI: MNIQSLFGKFGSAASSATRLRVVVQPRALHFPDGYSDKLAKQVAIDSGDWQKTLLTTLKQAHISNVTLDVVLNSNLYQTYQIDKPNVPQEELSLTLPFLLKELISEKVTDIVADAMPLPTSNKLQAYVVTKKLVLGLVQQLSELDITLGRVLVEDDLWGRISQEGERFILLQRSQGCSYKISAYVDNRCVFQRTIRGVASPLVGVATSGLQLDGIALELQRSIDYLSSQLRGANLHRMQVCCDEENNLELAKELDERLSVKVSPFATSLVDSGAILTQALTDDFSPAINLYPVHLKPKVDRFTLNNVALVCLVLGGLLTAWFGYVEFKNSQLEQQLKVAQSQEKEFNQQLTSLNQRLAKHRPSPEKVQAVARLKEDIASKQDSLEAVGKYDGQQQVGYSGVMQSLAKLGRSDIALNSIQMDANNLDIRGMARDPQAIPNWVNQFKSEINLVGRSFEKLKIARNEQNVLTFELRTKQEEPK; this comes from the coding sequence ATGAATATTCAGTCTTTATTTGGAAAGTTTGGATCGGCTGCGAGTTCAGCAACCCGCTTGCGTGTTGTGGTTCAACCGAGAGCTTTGCATTTTCCTGATGGGTATAGCGATAAACTAGCGAAGCAGGTTGCCATTGATAGTGGCGATTGGCAAAAAACACTGCTTACTACTTTAAAACAAGCACATATCAGCAATGTGACGCTTGATGTTGTATTAAATTCTAATCTGTATCAAACCTACCAGATTGATAAACCTAATGTTCCTCAAGAGGAACTCAGTCTTACGTTGCCTTTTCTGCTTAAAGAGCTGATCAGTGAAAAAGTAACCGATATCGTCGCCGACGCAATGCCATTGCCTACGAGCAATAAATTACAGGCATATGTTGTGACGAAAAAACTGGTGCTCGGTTTGGTGCAACAACTCAGCGAATTGGATATTACACTCGGGCGAGTGTTGGTTGAAGATGATCTCTGGGGGCGAATTTCTCAAGAGGGCGAACGCTTTATTTTGTTGCAACGCAGCCAAGGTTGTAGCTACAAAATCAGTGCATATGTTGATAATCGATGTGTGTTTCAGCGAACCATTCGCGGTGTTGCCTCTCCGCTTGTAGGCGTCGCAACCAGTGGCTTGCAACTTGATGGTATCGCATTAGAGCTTCAGCGCTCAATCGACTATCTTTCATCGCAACTTCGTGGCGCTAATTTGCACCGCATGCAAGTGTGTTGTGATGAGGAAAATAACCTTGAATTAGCCAAAGAACTCGATGAGCGTCTAAGCGTTAAAGTTTCACCATTTGCAACATCGTTGGTTGATTCAGGTGCGATTCTTACTCAAGCATTGACGGATGACTTCTCTCCGGCAATTAACTTATACCCAGTACACCTAAAACCCAAAGTTGATCGATTTACTCTCAATAATGTTGCGTTGGTTTGTTTGGTGTTAGGGGGGCTGCTAACAGCTTGGTTTGGCTACGTTGAATTCAAAAATAGCCAATTGGAACAGCAGTTAAAGGTCGCACAGTCACAAGAAAAAGAATTTAATCAACAGCTCACCAGTTTGAATCAAAGATTGGCAAAGCACCGACCTTCACCAGAGAAGGTGCAGGCAGTCGCTCGCCTTAAAGAAGATATTGCTTCTAAGCAAGATTCACTGGAAGCGGTAGGAAAATACGATGGGCAGCAGCAGGTGGGTTACTCAGGAGTCATGCAATCGCTGGCTAAACTGGGCCGCAGCGATATCGCACTCAATTCGATTCAAATGGATGCCAACAATTTAGATATCCGCGGGATGGCACGAGACCCACAAGCCATTCCAAACTGGGTTAATCAATTTAAAAGTGAGATTAATCTTGTTGGCCGTTCATTTGAAAAGCTGAAAATTGCTCGTAATGAACAGAATGTTTTAACTTTTGAATTGCGAACTAAGCAAGAGGAACCTAAGTGA
- a CDS encoding MSHA biogenesis protein MshK — protein sequence MANKLILMLLAFTPLVWASQDPTAPLNWQKAPVTTTTKKVVSARVPNLQSIVCGENKSCSATLNGRNMSIGESIDGFSVKQINADYVMVTRGSKQWKLELFPLEIKQ from the coding sequence GTGGCTAATAAGTTAATTTTGATGTTGCTTGCATTTACCCCGTTAGTTTGGGCATCGCAAGATCCGACAGCCCCTTTAAATTGGCAAAAGGCTCCCGTTACTACGACAACGAAAAAAGTAGTATCAGCTCGAGTTCCAAATCTACAAAGTATTGTCTGCGGTGAGAATAAGTCGTGTTCTGCGACTTTAAATGGCCGAAATATGAGTATTGGTGAAAGCATTGATGGTTTTAGCGTTAAGCAGATCAATGCAGACTACGTTATGGTGACCCGGGGCAGTAAACAGTGGAAGCTGGAGCTGTTCCCCCTAGAAATAAAACAATAA
- the pilO gene encoding type 4a pilus biogenesis protein PilO, producing the protein MKAQWQKMGEKFANLSPREKWLITLCCFVVILIGISVLLLEPALKNGQALKQQLVTTEQNNQRLEGEILVITAKLTKDPDQSINIEYKRLLQESQHLSEKLAKVIENLISPSQMAKLLEDVLKGSKGLTLVSLESLKAEPIIKNQSSENYAGYYLHPVRLELTGNYFAILNYLETLETLPVNYYWRSFNYQVEKYPQARLILEVYTLGTREEFIGG; encoded by the coding sequence ATGAAAGCCCAGTGGCAAAAGATGGGGGAGAAATTCGCCAATTTAAGTCCGCGTGAAAAATGGCTAATCACGCTTTGTTGTTTCGTCGTTATTTTGATTGGTATTTCCGTCTTACTTCTTGAACCGGCACTTAAAAATGGCCAAGCACTAAAGCAACAATTGGTGACTACTGAGCAGAATAATCAACGCTTAGAAGGGGAAATATTAGTCATCACCGCGAAACTGACTAAGGATCCGGATCAATCGATCAATATCGAGTACAAAAGGCTATTACAGGAAAGCCAACACCTATCTGAAAAGTTAGCCAAAGTAATTGAGAATCTTATTTCTCCTAGTCAAATGGCCAAGCTTTTGGAGGATGTGCTTAAAGGGAGTAAAGGGTTGACCTTGGTTTCATTAGAATCCTTGAAGGCTGAACCGATTATTAAAAACCAATCATCAGAAAATTATGCTGGTTACTATTTACACCCTGTTCGTCTTGAGTTGACGGGTAACTACTTTGCGATTTTGAATTACTTAGAGACTTTGGAAACTCTACCTGTCAATTATTATTGGCGCAGTTTTAACTACCAAGTTGAAAAGTATCCTCAAGCTCGATTGATCTTGGAAGTATATACCTTAGGTACAAGGGAGGAGTTTATCGGTGGCTAA